One part of the Nyctibius grandis isolate bNycGra1 chromosome 33, bNycGra1.pri, whole genome shotgun sequence genome encodes these proteins:
- the RNF122 gene encoding RING finger protein 122 isoform X2, whose product MPPFQWCDGCSCSLGLIYTSKPCTMPPITFQDLPLNIYMVIFGTGIFVFVLSLIFCCYFISKLRHQAQSERFGYKEVVLKGDARRLNVHGTCAVCLEDFKVKEELGVLPCQHAFHRKCLVKWLEVRCVCPMCNKPMAGPAQPRAGISTLLDELV is encoded by the exons ATGCCCCCGTTCCAGTGGTGCGACG GGTGCTCCTGCAGTCTGGGGCTGATTTATACCAGTAAACCCTGCACGATGCCGCCCATCACGTTCCAGGACCTGCCACTGAACATCTACATGGTCATTTTTGGCACCGGCATCTTTGTCTTTGTGCTCAGCCTCATCTTCTGCTGCTACTTCATCAg cAAACTGCGGCACCAGGCGCAGAGCGAGCGGTTCGGGTACAAGGAG gTGGTTTTGAAAGGCGATGCCCGAAGGCTGAACGTGCACGGG ACCTGCGCCGTCTGCCTGGAAGATTTTAAGgtgaaggaggagctgggggtgctgccgtgccagcaCGCCTTCCACAGAAA GTGCCTGGTGAAGTGGCTGGAGGTGCGCTGCGTTTGCCCCATGTGCAACAAGCCCATGGCGGGTCCCGCACAGCCCCGCGCCGGCATCAGCACCCTCCTGGACGAGCTGGTGTGA
- the RNF122 gene encoding RING finger protein 122 isoform X1, with translation MPPFQWCDGCSCSLGLIYTSKPCTMPPITFQDLPLNIYMVIFGTGIFVFVLSLIFCCYFISKLRHQAQSERFGYKEVVLKGDARRLNVHGQTCAVCLEDFKVKEELGVLPCQHAFHRKCLVKWLEVRCVCPMCNKPMAGPAQPRAGISTLLDELV, from the exons ATGCCCCCGTTCCAGTGGTGCGACG GGTGCTCCTGCAGTCTGGGGCTGATTTATACCAGTAAACCCTGCACGATGCCGCCCATCACGTTCCAGGACCTGCCACTGAACATCTACATGGTCATTTTTGGCACCGGCATCTTTGTCTTTGTGCTCAGCCTCATCTTCTGCTGCTACTTCATCAg cAAACTGCGGCACCAGGCGCAGAGCGAGCGGTTCGGGTACAAGGAG gTGGTTTTGAAAGGCGATGCCCGAAGGCTGAACGTGCACGGG CAGACCTGCGCCGTCTGCCTGGAAGATTTTAAGgtgaaggaggagctgggggtgctgccgtgccagcaCGCCTTCCACAGAAA GTGCCTGGTGAAGTGGCTGGAGGTGCGCTGCGTTTGCCCCATGTGCAACAAGCCCATGGCGGGTCCCGCACAGCCCCGCGCCGGCATCAGCACCCTCCTGGACGAGCTGGTGTGA
- the TTI2 gene encoding TELO2-interacting protein 2 — MELSGLVRALRQGGPRVGAQPEQPPPAVPPAEQVLLQLGRLFSEGAPTACVVRDLGALVEAAGCWWLFGGMSPATLGELVAALSGSAAPPQQEQDAADLLSKDGAYAATAERAADVGSVFLHLLVKLEAAKTQESLGAPVVGPILCRVAGPIYIFAATHIGERPWTNARSQSMAQELLALLVQAAGCRSVAEFLRGKNEDEEGRFAAVMGLLKQELTKDTWKRNPATKFVFSWTLPHVTRPWLSRYLERVLPPSLLISDDYQEENKILGVRCLHHIILNVPAADLCQFNRAQVVYHALYNHLYSREAPLIQAVLLCLLDLVPILERAQRQQKQARPTAPCDEVLQLVLTHMEAEHRLALRRVYARTLPAFVQRLGILIVRHLKRLERVVLGYLEVCDGPEEEARLGILETLQCTIEHAWPRMPCRLPVLLKALLKMIWDVHTDQGSTPEPVKAALLQGATECLILLDRCSEGQVKVLLEGVYSSCEENRVRECIRKVQENT; from the exons ATGGAGCTCAGCGGCCTAGTGCGAGCCCTGAGGCAGGGGGGGCCGCGGGTCGGGGCGCAGCCCGAGCAGCCGCCGCCCGCTGTCCCGCCGGCCGAGCAAGTCCTCCTCCAGCTCGGGCGGCTCTTCTCCGAGGGGGCCCCCACGGCCTGCGTGGTCAGAGACCTGGGTGCGCTCGTCGAGGCTGCGGGCTGCTGGTGGCTGTTTGGAGGCATGAGCCCTGCGACGCTGGGCGAGCTGGTGGCTGCGCTGAGTGGCTCCGCAGCACCCCCACAGCAGGAGCAAGATGCTGCGGATCTCCTGAGTAAGGACGGCGCGTATGCTGCCACAGCTGAGAGAGCGGCAGATGTTGGCTCAGTGTTTCTACACCTCCTTGTGAAGCTGGAAGCTGCCAAGACCCAGGAGTCTCTGGGTGCCCCTGTGGTGGGTCCAATCCTATGCCGTGTGGCAGGACCCATCTACATCTTTGCTGCAACACATATTGGGGAGAGGCCCTGGACAAATGCGAGGTCTCAGTCAATGGCACAGGAGCTGCTGGCGTTGCTGGTTCAGGCTGCAGGCTGCAGGTCGGTGGCTGAGTTCCTTCGGGGAAAGAATGAAGATGAGGAAGGAAGATTTGCAGCAGTGATGGGGCTCCTGAAACAGGAGTTGACCAA AGACACTTGGAAGCGTAACCCCGCCACAAAGTTCGTGTTCTCCTGGACGCTGCCTCATGTCACCCGCCCCTGGCTCAGCCGTTACCTGGAGCGTGTCCTCCCGCCATCGCTGCTCATCTCAGATGACTACCAGGAGGAGAATAAAATCCTGGGTGTACGCTGCCTGCATCATATCATTCTCAACGTG CCAGCTGCTGATCTGTGCCAGTTCAATAGGGCTCAGGTTGTGTACCATGCCCTTTACAACCATCTCTATTCACGTGAGGCCCCTCTCATCCAG GCAGTACTGCTGTGCCTGCTGGACTTAGTGCCCATCCTGGAGAGAGCCCAGCGGCAGCAGAAGCAGGCCAGGCCAACCGCCCCCTGCGACGAGGTGCTGCAGCTGGTTCTGACCCACATGGAGGCAGAGCATCGCCTTGCGCTGCGGCGGGTGTACGCCAGGACCCTGCCTGCCTTTGTGCAGAG ACTTGGCATTCTGATAGTGCGGCACCTGAAGAGGCTGGAGCGAGTTGTACTGGGGTATCTGGAGGTCTGTGATGGCCCGGAGGAAGAAGCCCGACTGGGAATACTGGAGACACTGCAGTGCACCATAGAGCACGCTTGGCCCAG AATGCCCTGCAGGCTCCCTGTGCTCCTCAAGGCCCTGCTGAAGATGATCTGGGATGTACACACTGACCAAGGGTCAACACCAGAGCCAGTAAAAGCCGCCTTGCTCCAAGGGGCCACTGAGTGCCTCATCCTGCTGGATCGCTGCTCTGAAGGGCAAGTGAAG GTCCTGCTGGAAGGCGTGTACAGCAGCTGTGAGGAGAACCGTGTACGGGAGTGCATCAGAAAAGTGCAAGAGAACACGTGA